The genomic window GCGAGGTGCTCGAGGAGGGCGTGCTCTCGGCCGCGAACCGCCTCGCGGGCGATGAGGCCGCCGGCGCCGATGCCGCCCGCGCGATCATGACGACCGACTCGAAGCCGAAGACGGTCGAGGTCGTGGTCGACGGATGGCGCATCGGCGGCATGGCGAAGGGCGCGGGCATGCTCGCGCCGGGCCTCGCGACCATGCTCGTCGTGCTCACGACCGACGCCGACCTGCCGCCGGCCGAGCTCGACGCGGCGCTGCGCCGCGCGACGCGCGTGACGTTCGATCGTCTCGATTCCGACGGATGCATGTCGACGAACGACCAGGTGACGCTCATGGCCTCGGGCGCCTCGGGCGTGGTGCCGGATGCCGCGACCTTCACCGAGGCGCTCACGACCGCGTGCCGCGACCTCGCGCTCCAGCTGCAGGGCGACGCCGAGGGCGCGAGCCACGACATCGCGATCGAGGTGCGCGGCGCGGTGACCGAGGAGGACGCGGTCGAGGTCGGTCGCGCGGTCGCGCGCAACAACCTCTTCAAGGCCGCGATCTTCGGCAACGACCCCAACTGGGGCCGCGTGCTCGCGGCGATCGGCACGACGAGCGCGCCGTTCGACCCGTACCTCGTCGACGTGACGATGAACGGCGTCAGGATGTGCCACGCGGGCCGGCCCGATCGGCCGCGCGACGAGGTGGACCTCACGCCGCGCGCGACGCACGTGCTCATCGAACTGCACGCCGGCGAGGCATCCGCGACGATCTGGACGAACGACCTCACGCACGACTACGTGCACGAGAACAGCGCGTACTCGAGCTGAGGATGAGCGAGGAGCAGATGACGCACGACGTCGACGACGCCCGAACGGATGCCGCTGCCGCCGCCCGCAAGGCGGAGACCCTGATCGAGTCGCTGCCGTGGCTGAAGCGCTTCCACGGCGAGATCATCGTCGTGAAGTTCGGCGGCAACGCGATGGTGAGCCCCGAGCTGCAACGCGCGTTCGCCGAGGACATGGTCTACCTGCGCTACGCGGGCATCCGCCCGGTCGTCGTGCACGGCGGCGGCCCGCAGATCTCGTCGATGCTCGAACGGCTCGGGATCCCGAGCGAGTTCCGAGGCGGCTACCGCGTGACGACGCCCGAGACCATGGACGTCGTGCGGATGGTGCTGTCGGGGCAGGTGAACCGCGAGCTCGTGAGCCTGATCAACGAGCACGGGCCGCTCGCGGCGGGGCTCTCCGGGGAGGACGCGGGCCTGTTCCGCGGACGTCGCCGCGGCGCGGTCGTCGACGGCGAGGAGATCGACCTCGGCCTCGTCGGCGACGTCGTCGAGGTCGACCCCGAGGCGGTGCTCGCGCAGCTCGAGGCCCGCCGCATCCCGGTGGTCTCCTCCATCGCGCCCGACCTCGACCAGCCCGGCCAGTCGCTGAACGTCAACGCCGACTCGGCCGCCGCGTCGCTCGCGGTCGCACTCGGCGCGGCGAAGCTCGTGATCCTCACCGATGTCGCCGGGCTCTACCGCGACTGGCCGAACCGCGACTCGCTCGTCTTCGAGATCGACGGGCCCGAGCTCGAGGCCCTGCTGCCCTCGCTCGAGTCGGGCATGATCCCGAAGATGACCGCGTGCCTCGAGGCCGTCGAGGGTGGGGTGCCGAAGGCCGCGATCATCGACGGCCGCGTGCCGCATTCGATCCTGCTCGAGATCTTCACGAAGCAGGGCATCGGCACCGAGGTCGTGGCGGCCGCCGCGGCCGGCGCGGAGGTGACGGCATGAGTGGATGGCGCGACCGGTTCGAGCACCGCATGATGCGAACCCTCGGGATGCCGCTGCGCAAGCTCGTGCGCGGCGAGGGCGCCTGGGTCGAGGACGACGAGGGCACCCGCTACCTCGACTTCCTCGCGGGCATCGCCGTGAACTCGCTCGGCCACGCGCATCCGGTGTTCGTCGAGGCGGTGTCGCGGCAGGCCGCGACGCTCGCGCACGTGTCGAACTACTTCGCGACCGAGCCCGCGCTCGAGCTCGCCGATCGCCTCGTGCGCCTCACCGGCGCGGGCGACGAGGGCCGCGTCTGGTTCGGCAACTCGGGCGCCGAGGCCAACGAGGCCGCGTTCAAGCTCTCGCGGCTGAACAACTCGGGCGGCGCCCGCACCCGGGTCCTCGCGCTCGTCGACGCATTCCACGGCCGCACGATGGGCTCGCTCGCGCTGACCGGCAAGCCGGCCATGCGCGACGCCTTCGAACCGCTGCCCGGCGGCGTGCACCACATCCCCTCGACGATCGAGGCGCTCGAGGCCGAGCTCGACGACGGCGTCGCCGCGCTCATCGTCGAGCCGATCAAGGGCGAGGCCGGCGTGCTCGAGCTGCCCGACGGCTACCTCGAGGCGGCCCGCGAGCTGACGCGGCGCCACGGCGCGCTGCTCGTCATCGACGAGGTGCAGACCGGCGCGGGACGCACCGGCGAATGGTTCGCGTACCAGCACGCCGGCATCCTGCCCGACGCGATCACGGTCGCCAAGGGCATCGGCGGCGGATTCCCGATCGGGGCGCTCGTGACCTTCGGCCACGCCTCCGAGCTGTTCTCGAAGGGCCAGCACGGCTCGACGTTCGGCGGCAACCCGCTGGCGACGACCGTGTCGAACGCGGTGCTCGCCGAGATCGAGCGCGCCGGGCTCGTCGAGAACGCCGCGCGTCGCGGCGCCGAGCTGCGCGAGCGCGTGCTCGGCCTCGGTTCGCCGCTCGTGGCGGGCGTGCGCGGCAGGGGGCTGCTCATGGGCATCGCCCTGGCAGAGCCCGCCGCCGCGGCCGTCTCGGCCGCCGCGCTCGACGCGGGCCTCATCGTCAACGCCGCCAACGACGCCACCATCCGGATCGCACCGCCCCTCACCATCGGCGACGCCGAACTCGACGAGTTCGAGGCGCGCTTCGCCCGCGCGCTCGCGGCCGTCGCCGCGTCGCCCGCCCACTGACCTCCCCGACCCGCCGCCCCGCGCGCAGAACGGAAACCCGCATGACCCGCCACTTCCTCCGCGACGACGACATCACGCCCGCCGAGCAGGCCGAGATCCTCGACCTCGCCGAGCGGCTGAAGGCCGATCGATGGTCGGAGACGCCGCTCGCCGGACCGCAGACCGTCGCCGTCATCTTCGACAAGTCCTCCACGCGCACGCGCGTCTCGTTCGCCGTCGGCATCGCCGACCTCGGCGGCTCGCCGCTGATCATCTCGACCGCGTCGAGCCAGCTCGGCGGCAAGGAGACGCCCTCCGACACCGCGCGGGTGCTCGAGCGGATGGTGTCGGCCATCGTGTGGCGCACGTACGCGCAGTCGGGGCTCGACGAGATGGCCGCGGGCACCACGGTCCCCGTGATCAACGCGCTCTCCGACGACTTCCACCCGTGCCAGCTGCTCGCCGACCTGCTCACGATCCGCGAGCACAAGGGCGAGCTCGCCGGCCTCACGGTCGCGTTCCTCGGCGACGGCGCGTCGAACATGGCGCAGTCGTACGTACTCGCCGGCGCGACGGCCGGCATGCACGTGCGCGTCGCCTCGCCCGAGGAGTTCTCGCCCGCGGCATCCGTCGTCGCCGACGCCGACCGCATCGCCGCCGGCACCGGCGGATCGGTCACGCTCTTCACCGACCCGGCCGAGGCGGCCGCGGGCGCCGACGTGATCGTCACCGACACGTGGGTGTCGATGGGCAAGGAGGACGAGAAGGCCCACCGCGTCGCGACCTTCGGCGCCTACAAGGTCGACGCCGAGCTCATGTCGCTCGCGAAGCCCGACGCGGTCTTCCTGCACTGCCTGCCCGCCGACCGCGGGTACGAGGTCGCGGCCGACGTCATCGACGGCCCGCAGTCGATCATCTGGGACGAGGCGGAGAACCGGCTGCACGCGCAGAAGGCGCTGCTCGTGTGGCTGCTCGCCAGGAAGGACGCGTGAGCATGGCCGACCAGCAGGGTGCGCACGGCACCAACGAGGGCTCGCTCTGGGGTGCCCGGTTCGCCGGCGGCCCGTCGCCCGAGTTGCAGCGCCTCTCGAAGTCGACCCACTTCGACTGGCAGCTCGCGCCGTACGACCTCGCGGGCTCGCGCGCGCACGCCCGCGCGCTCGCCGCGGCGGGCTACCTGGAGCGCGACGAGCTCGACCGCATGCTCACGGGGCTGGACTCCCTCGAGGCGCGCGTGCTCTCGGGCGAGCTCGTCGCGGCCGACACCGACGAGGACGTGCACGGCGCGCTCGAGGCCGCGCTCATCGCCGAGGTCGGGCCCGAGCTCGGCGGCAAGCTCCGCGCCGGCCGGAGCCGCAACGACCAGATCGCCACGCTCGTGCGCCTCTACCTGAAGGACCACGCGGCGACCATCGGCCGGCAGCTCGTGCACCTGATCGACGCGCTGGCCGCGCAGGCCGACCAGCACCGCGCCGCGATCATGCCCGGCCGCACCCACCTGCAGCACGCCCAGCCCGTGCTGCTCGCGCACCACCTGCTCGCGCACGGCTGGGCGCTCTCGCGCGACCTCGAGCGGCTCGTCGACTGGCTGAAGCGCGCCGACGTCTCGCCGTACGGCGGCGGGGCGCTCGCGGGGTCGACGCTCGGCCTCGACGCGGCATCCGTCGCCCGCGACCTCGGCCTCGCGCACCCGGCGGAGAACTCGATCGACGGCACCGCGAGCCGCGACGTCGTCGCCGAATTCGCGTTCGTCGCCGCGATGATCGGCATCGACCTCTCGCGCATCGCCGAAGAGGTGATCCTCTGGAACACGCGCGAGTTCGGGTTCGTCACGCTCGACGACGCGTACTCCACGGGGTCGTCGATCATGCCGCAGAAGAAGAACCCCGACATCGCCGAGCTCGCGCGCGGCAAGTCGGGCCGGCTCATCGGCAACCTCACGGGCCTGCTCGCGACGCTCAAGGCGCTGCCGCTCGCGTACAACCGCGACCTCCAGGAGGACAAGGAGCCCGTCTTCGACTCGGTCGAGACGCTCGAGGTTCTGCTTCCCGCCTTCACCGGGATGATCGAGACGCTCACGTTCCACACCGAGCGCATGGCCGCGCTGGCGCCGGCCGGCTTCTCGCTGGCGACGGATGTCGCGGAGTGGCTCGTCAAGCGCCGCGTCCCGTTCCGCGACGCGCACGAGATCACGGGCGCGCTGGTCCGCTACGCCGAGGAGCACGCGCTCGAGCTGCACGAGGTCGACGACGCCGCGCTCGCCGCCGTGTCGCCGCACCTCACGCCCGGGGTGCGCGAGGTGCTCACGATCGAGGGCTCGGTCGCGAGCCGCGACGGCATCGGCGGCACCGCGCCCGCGCGGGTCGAGACGCAGTTCGCGGCGCTCGCGGAACGCGTGCGGCACCTGCTGCAGGCGCTGCCCGGAGGCGACGACTGAGGCACGCGCGATGACGGCGGGCGAGCGCATGCCGCGCGGCGGCGGTCCCGTGGGCGGGACGTCGGGTGGCCCGATGCTCGCGCGCCCCGAGCGGGCCTGGTTCCTGCGCGACGCCGTCGAGCTCGCGCCGCTGCTGCTCGGCGCCGTGCTCGCGTACGACTCCGACGACGGCCGCGTCGCCGTCCGGCTCTCGGAGGTCGAGGCGTACCGCGGCGTCGGGGTCGACCCCGGCTCGCACGCCTTCCGGGGCCGGACCCCGCGCAACGCGGTCATGTTCGGCGAGGGCGGTCATCTCTACGCGTACTTCACGTACGGCATGCACACGTGCCTGAACATCGTGGCCGATCGTCCGGGAACGTCGGGCGGCGTACTGCTGCGTGGCGGCACCGTCGTCGAGGGGCTCGCGCTCGCGCGCACCCGCCGGCCCCGGTCGTCGGAGCGGGACCTCGCCCGCGGGCCGGCGCGGCTCGCACAGGCGCTGGGCGTGCCGCTCGCGCGCAATGGCAGTGACCTGCTCGCCTCGCCGTTCGAGCTCGCGGTGCCGGTCGAGCCGCTGCCGCACCTGACCGGGCCGCGGACGGGCATCTCCGGCGCCGGGGGAGCGGTCGCCTATCCGTGGCGGTTCTGGCTGCCCGGTGACCCTGGCGTGTCGGCGTACCGTCGCCACCCCAAATCGCACTGACGCGGTGCGCCACTGAGGCGTCGGCCGCGGCGCGTGGCACGCCGCGCGTCCGGTGCCCGGCTCAGCGGAGCGCGAGGTGCACGACGAGGGCGGCCGAGCACGCCCAGATGAGGCTCGCGAAGGTGCCGATGATGAACCGCTCGCGCGCCTCGGGCGCCTCCAGCTCCGTGAACCGGCCGACGCCCTTGACCGCGACCACGATGGCCAGGCCCTCGGGGAAGCCCGCGATGATCGAGCCCGCGGCGCCGATTCGCTCGAGCACGCCGATCGTGAGACCGCCCCGGAGCACCTCGCGTCGCGGCGGGAGCATGCCGGGCTCGCTCGGCTCGTCGGAGCGCACGGCGACGAGGATGCCGCCGTGGGCGCCGGGCGGGGCGCTCGCGCCCATGGCGAGCTGGAGCGCGGTCGCGGCCGCCGGGCTGCCGCCGAAGATCGCGACGGTCAGTCCCAGCAACGCGATGAGCGGCGCCGCCACGGGCGGGACGTCGGCGTGCGCGGTCGACGCCGCGACGAGCGCCACGATGACGCCGCCGCCGGCCACGTAGAGGTAGGGCGGTCGAGGGTGGTGGTAGGCGAGCACCGAGAACACCGCGGCGATCGCGAGCGATCCCACGATCACCGCCCAGCCGATCGCCGTCATCGCCTCGTCCAGGTTCACGTGGGCCTCCGCTCGTCCGGGTGGGTGCACGCTCGCCGGGGCAGGTCCGGCGTCGTCGATCGAGCCTAGCGATCGGGTGCGGGATCCGTCGGCCCCGCGCCATCCGTCGCCCGATCCAGTTCGGCGAGGAGCCGCACGAGCGCCGGGCGCGCCTCGTCGTCGACGGACCACGCCGCGGCCTTCAGGCGCTGGCTGACCGCCGCATCGGAGATGCCCAGGACCGCGGCCGCGTCCTTCTGGGCGCGGCCCTCGCGCACGAGGTCGATCGCCTCCCACCCGTGCGGTGTGCGGCGCTCGCGCACGAGCAGGAGCAGGCGGACGAGCGGCTCGATCTCCGCGGCGCCGAGCACCGCGGCGGGCTCGGTCGTGGAGGGCGCGGTGCGCAGCGCGAACCGCCCCTCGGCGCGCTTGGCGGCGCCGACCGCCTCGCGCGCCGCGATGAACGCGCCGCCGGCCGCCTTGCGCACGGCATCGGGCAGCGGCCCGCGCACGTCGCCGACGCCGAGGCCGATGCTCCAGTGGCCGTCGCGCGCGAGGTCGAGCACCAGGTCGAGCGCCGTGCCCGCATCGTCGGTGAGCGCCTGGACCTC from Agromyces aurantiacus includes these protein-coding regions:
- the argJ gene encoding bifunctional glutamate N-acetyltransferase/amino-acid acetyltransferase ArgJ, whose translation is MSVTSAAGFEAAGIAAGIKRTGALDLALVVNRGPRQHAAAVFTSNRAKANPILWSQQVIQDGVVSAIVLNSGGANCFTGAEGFQVTHRTAEAAASALQVSAGDVLVCSTGLIGDQLDGEVLEEGVLSAANRLAGDEAAGADAARAIMTTDSKPKTVEVVVDGWRIGGMAKGAGMLAPGLATMLVVLTTDADLPPAELDAALRRATRVTFDRLDSDGCMSTNDQVTLMASGASGVVPDAATFTEALTTACRDLALQLQGDAEGASHDIAIEVRGAVTEEDAVEVGRAVARNNLFKAAIFGNDPNWGRVLAAIGTTSAPFDPYLVDVTMNGVRMCHAGRPDRPRDEVDLTPRATHVLIELHAGEASATIWTNDLTHDYVHENSAYSS
- the argB gene encoding acetylglutamate kinase, with translation MTHDVDDARTDAAAAARKAETLIESLPWLKRFHGEIIVVKFGGNAMVSPELQRAFAEDMVYLRYAGIRPVVVHGGGPQISSMLERLGIPSEFRGGYRVTTPETMDVVRMVLSGQVNRELVSLINEHGPLAAGLSGEDAGLFRGRRRGAVVDGEEIDLGLVGDVVEVDPEAVLAQLEARRIPVVSSIAPDLDQPGQSLNVNADSAAASLAVALGAAKLVILTDVAGLYRDWPNRDSLVFEIDGPELEALLPSLESGMIPKMTACLEAVEGGVPKAAIIDGRVPHSILLEIFTKQGIGTEVVAAAAAGAEVTA
- a CDS encoding acetylornithine transaminase, producing MSGWRDRFEHRMMRTLGMPLRKLVRGEGAWVEDDEGTRYLDFLAGIAVNSLGHAHPVFVEAVSRQAATLAHVSNYFATEPALELADRLVRLTGAGDEGRVWFGNSGAEANEAAFKLSRLNNSGGARTRVLALVDAFHGRTMGSLALTGKPAMRDAFEPLPGGVHHIPSTIEALEAELDDGVAALIVEPIKGEAGVLELPDGYLEAARELTRRHGALLVIDEVQTGAGRTGEWFAYQHAGILPDAITVAKGIGGGFPIGALVTFGHASELFSKGQHGSTFGGNPLATTVSNAVLAEIERAGLVENAARRGAELRERVLGLGSPLVAGVRGRGLLMGIALAEPAAAAVSAAALDAGLIVNAANDATIRIAPPLTIGDAELDEFEARFARALAAVAASPAH
- the argF gene encoding ornithine carbamoyltransferase, translating into MTRHFLRDDDITPAEQAEILDLAERLKADRWSETPLAGPQTVAVIFDKSSTRTRVSFAVGIADLGGSPLIISTASSQLGGKETPSDTARVLERMVSAIVWRTYAQSGLDEMAAGTTVPVINALSDDFHPCQLLADLLTIREHKGELAGLTVAFLGDGASNMAQSYVLAGATAGMHVRVASPEEFSPAASVVADADRIAAGTGGSVTLFTDPAEAAAGADVIVTDTWVSMGKEDEKAHRVATFGAYKVDAELMSLAKPDAVFLHCLPADRGYEVAADVIDGPQSIIWDEAENRLHAQKALLVWLLARKDA
- the argH gene encoding argininosuccinate lyase, with amino-acid sequence MADQQGAHGTNEGSLWGARFAGGPSPELQRLSKSTHFDWQLAPYDLAGSRAHARALAAAGYLERDELDRMLTGLDSLEARVLSGELVAADTDEDVHGALEAALIAEVGPELGGKLRAGRSRNDQIATLVRLYLKDHAATIGRQLVHLIDALAAQADQHRAAIMPGRTHLQHAQPVLLAHHLLAHGWALSRDLERLVDWLKRADVSPYGGGALAGSTLGLDAASVARDLGLAHPAENSIDGTASRDVVAEFAFVAAMIGIDLSRIAEEVILWNTREFGFVTLDDAYSTGSSIMPQKKNPDIAELARGKSGRLIGNLTGLLATLKALPLAYNRDLQEDKEPVFDSVETLEVLLPAFTGMIETLTFHTERMAALAPAGFSLATDVAEWLVKRRVPFRDAHEITGALVRYAEEHALELHEVDDAALAAVSPHLTPGVREVLTIEGSVASRDGIGGTAPARVETQFAALAERVRHLLQALPGGDD
- a CDS encoding DNA-3-methyladenine glycosylase, which gives rise to MLARPERAWFLRDAVELAPLLLGAVLAYDSDDGRVAVRLSEVEAYRGVGVDPGSHAFRGRTPRNAVMFGEGGHLYAYFTYGMHTCLNIVADRPGTSGGVLLRGGTVVEGLALARTRRPRSSERDLARGPARLAQALGVPLARNGSDLLASPFELAVPVEPLPHLTGPRTGISGAGGAVAYPWRFWLPGDPGVSAYRRHPKSH
- a CDS encoding DNA-binding protein — protein: MFVITADQVGSRTDIDRSATMQQQLQERFGDRLHLPVDQTAGDEVQALTDDAGTALDLVLDLARDGHWSIGLGVGDVRGPLPDAVRKAAGGAFIAAREAVGAAKRAEGRFALRTAPSTTEPAAVLGAAEIEPLVRLLLLVRERRTPHGWEAIDLVREGRAQKDAAAVLGISDAAVSQRLKAAAWSVDDEARPALVRLLAELDRATDGAGPTDPAPDR